A region of Lycium barbarum isolate Lr01 chromosome 3, ASM1917538v2, whole genome shotgun sequence DNA encodes the following proteins:
- the LOC132630999 gene encoding uncharacterized protein LOC132630999 translates to MLISYIHHRKCCTRLLLRGHLKLGVLDVFRPLPKCSGGHLYILAVIDKFSKWAKVVSLKEVKKENVANFIRGNIIYCVGIPRYILKDNGMPFDNKWMTKICYLFGFKQYNSSKYYVAANGLAEAFNKTICNLLKKVVSKSKIYWHERMEEALWAYRTTYCTPTQATPY, encoded by the coding sequence ATGCTAATTTCATACATCCACCACCGGAAGTGTTGCACTCGACTGTTGCTTCGTGGCCATTTGAAGCTTGGGGTTTTGGATGTTTTTAGGCCATTGCCAAAGTGTTCTGGTGGACATTTATATATTCTTGCTGTAATTGATAAATTCTCGAAATGGGCAAAAGTTGTTTCTCTTAAAGAAGTAAAGAAGGAGAATGTGGCAAACTTCATCCGAGGCAATATTATCTATTGTGTCGGCATTCCTCGATATATATTGAAAGACAATGGTATGCCATTTGATAACAAGTGGATGACTAAGATTTGTTACCTTTTTGGCTTCAAGCAATATAATTCCTCTAAGTATTATGTTGCTGCCAATGGCCTTGCTGAAGCATTTAATAAGACAATCTGCAACTTGTTGAAGAAAGTAGTCTCCAAATCGAAGATATATTGGCATGAAAGAATGGAGGAAGCTCTTTGGGCATACAGGACCACCTATTGCACGCCAACGCAAGCGACTCCTTATTAG